In Fragaria vesca subsp. vesca linkage group LG1, FraVesHawaii_1.0, whole genome shotgun sequence, the sequence NNNNNNNNNNNNNNNNNNNNNNNNNNNNNNNNNNNNNNNNNNNNNNNNNNNNNNNNNNNNNNNNNNNNNNNNNNNNNNNNNNNNNNNNNNNNNNNNNNNNNNNNNNNNNNNNNNNNNNNNNNNNNNNNNNNNNNNNNNNNNNNNNNNNNNNNNNNNNNNNNNNNNNNNNNNNNNNNNNNNNNNNNNNNNNNNNNNNNNNNNNNNNNNNNNNNNNNNNNNNNNNNNNNNNNNNNNNNNNNNNNNNNNNNNNNNNNNNNNNNNNNNNNNNNNNNNNNNNNNNNNNNNNNNNNNNNNNNNNNNNNNNNNNNNNNNNNNNNNNNNNNNNNNGCAATACAATGGATGGTGCAACTTGAACAGACCCAATGCCTAAAACTGGAAAAGAGGCACCATTTGCATTTGAAACATGAGATATAGAAGAGGATGACATGGACATAAAGAAAGATTTATCATAGGTCATATGATCTGACGCCCCGGAATCAATTATCCAAGTGTCACCACCAGTAAAGTTAGCAACATGTAAAGCAACACCAATTTTACCTCGAGTTTCCGTAGTCAAGGAAACATTACCTTTTGAAAAATCTCTACCTTCATTGTCGTAGAAAGATAAGCTTTGAGACGCCCCACTCTTCCCTTCAATAGCTTTCAAATCCACCATTTTTCCTTCAAATTATTCTAATCACCAGACAACAAATTTTTCAAAAAAGAAATTGTCCAAGTTCCTGGACACTGAACTGCTTTAGCCAATCCAATCACACAAGTTCACCTCACACAATACAAGGCCTGCTCAACGTTTTTTCTCCAGACGTTGACAACTTTACCAATCAACAAACACCTCAATCAATTAAACAAGCTTGCACCTCCACCAATTATACAAAGCTTGATCTCGATACCTCCAAACCAATTTAACAAAGCTATCTTCACAACTGAAAAAACACCAAACTCAACGACCAAAAAACACAGAAAAAAAACTTCGACGATCTCAACAACCGAAAAGACAGGAAAAAAAACTTCAATGGCCAAAAGAACCATTCGCAGCGGAATAAAAACAACCAAGTTCGATGGATCTTGATTATGCTCTGATGCCAAGTCAAAAAGAACCAAGAAATTATGAATATTGCGATATATTAACATTCTCCAAGAATGGAGTATATATACAAGAGATATCAAAACCTATTAGGAAACTAACTATGACAGGATATTCCTAATAATAACACAATATTCACAATCCTAATATTATATGGTATGACTCACGCCAACAAAAAGTGGTTGATGCAAGTTATCTCTCCATTAGAATACTTAATTGTCTCCATAAGGAAATAAGAATACTCCATAGTCATTAGGAAATTCAAAGAAAATGGTCAATTCCCACGAGCCGTAATTTTAAAAATTTTATTCACACCAACAAAGTCATATTTCTTAATTCTCAATATCCAACTTATACAACAAAAAGACTATAGTACGTACTGTTAGCCAAAAAGTCACCCTCAAGTATGTATAAGGGGCGCAAGTAATAGTATAGAGATTAAGCAAAAAGGTTGTCGAACCCATGAGGATTGGATTTTTTTCACTAGCTAGAGTGTTAAGCTTAGAGTAAGTCCACCCTTTGGGTCTTTGTTGGGAAGGCTTGGGTCATGGGCGAGACCTGAGTCGCCACGTGGCAGTGATTTCGGGCTGCAGTTTTCACCCATGATTTCTGTTTTTGGGTCACCACGTGGCAATGATTGTTTATTGAATTTTATATTAGATATTTTGAATGTGAATAATAATTTTATATATTAATAAAATTATAAATAACTTATTGAAATTATACAAAATGTAATAAATAAATTTTGATTCTAGGTCACCACGTTGCATTTGCAGTTTATTGGAATTAATTAGAATAATTAGAACATAAACATAATGTAAATAAAAGTATACTCCAAACCTAGAATATTATTTTTACCCAATAGTTTTTTTGTTTATTAGGTTATCAATTAGTATATAAAACATAATTAGATTTAGCTTGTATAAATAAATGTTGTATTAATTAAAACCCTTGGATTGATTATTTAATTAAAAGAAAAGGCCCAGATTATGCATGGCCCAGATTAAAAGCAAATGGAACAGTTTTTGGCAAGTGGAGGTGGAGATAAGAACGTGCCCAAGACGCCCTTCACCCATTCGTCCGTGTTCTGATGCGCGCATGCTCCACTTGTCTTTGTCTGTTCGTCTGTGCTCTGATGTCCTTGTGGCCCACATTTTGGGCTGATGTGGCGAGGAAGGCCTGGGCCTTCATTTTCCTTTGCCTGGGTCATAGGTCTAACCCAGGTCTTAACCCAATGAGAGCAAATGCACCCATTTTTGGTGGGTTGGACCAATCCTTAACCTGGGGTAATCCACTATTCATCCAAATCAGTCCTTGGTCTTTGGTTCGACGATACAACAATGAGACCACTCCGAGGACCAATTACTATTCATCTTTAATAAAATGTTTTTATTGATAAACAATTCTTGTTTTTTACTTTATTATTGAATTCAATAATTATTTATTTATAAACAAGATACTCATGTAATATATAGAAAGAAATTAAACTAGAATTATTTATATAAGATATCAATGACCAATGTGGAAAGGACACATGTTCATATCAATATCGTTATCTTTCATAAATATCTAAAATTTCCGATAAAGTTATACCAATGAACAGACGACACGTGTTCTTTTCAGATATAGTTATCTTCATAAATAATTGAGATGATTTCGGATAGGATTTCAAGCCAATCACGACATGTCACGTGTATAGACGATAACAGTTTGTCTCCTAAAAAGGTCAATAAATAAGCTTTAAACTCATTCTACATTCACACATTCATCTCATTCATCTCCTCCTTCTAAACTCAGATATTATCATCTATTTCACTTCTCACATTTTTCATGGATCGTATTAGAAATTATTTGAGAGGGAGAGATGAAGAAGATGAAGAGCACATTATGCAGATTCGGTCAAACAATGCTCAAGCCGCTGTATTAGTTGCCCAATATCACCATATGCAGATGCAGACTCCTCAAGGTCGTGGATCACGTCTTGGTCGTGCCCCTAACGTCGAAAGACACAGACAGTCAAGAGGGGCTAACATGATGGAGGATTACTTTGTCGAGCGTCCAGTGTATAGCAACACAATTTTTCGTTAGCTCTATTGAATGCAAAAACCAGTATTCAATCGCATCATGGCGGACCTTTGCAATTTCGACTATTTTTGGAAGCAAAAAGTAGATGCCACAGGAAAGCTGGGATTGCTCCCGGAACAAAAAATGACAGGTGCGTTACGAATGCTTGCATATGGTGCAGGGGCTGATCAATGTGATGAAGTCACCAGGATGGGAGCATCAACTGCTTTGAAATGCCTCAAGAAATTTTGTGCACAAGGGGAGTATTTGTATAGGGGTTGGTATCTTCGAGCTCCTAATGCCACAGATCTGCAAAGGTTTCTACACAAAGGACAACAACGTGGTTTTCCCGGCATAATTGGGAGCATTGATTGCATGCACTGGAAGTGGAAAAACTGTCCAAATGGGTGGCCGGAGCTTTCTCAAGCTGTAAAGGGTACCTTACTGTTATTCTTGAAGTTGTGGCATCCTACAACACACATGTACGACATGCCTTCTTCGGTACCCTAGGAGCTCAAAATGACCTTAATGTTCTCGGAGCATCCAACGTGTTCGCAAGGGTTATTAACAGAAGTGCTCCGGAGGTCGCATATAAGGTAAATAATAGTACATACTCTGTACCATACTACCTTGCTAATGGAATATACCCAAGATGGCAGACATTTGTCAAAGCAATATCCAAACCCAAAGATGCCAATGAGGCACACTTTACCAAAATGCAGGAGTCTTATCGTAAGGACGTTGAGCGGTGTTTTGGTATTCTTCAAGTTCGATGGGCCATACTCCGTCACGGTGCTAACTTGTTCAAACTAGAAGACCTTCGTACTATCATGATAAGTTGCATTATTCTTCATAACATGATTGTGGAAGATGAGTTTGTCGAAGAAGAATTTGAGGAGTCTTGTGAATAGGATAACTTGCATCTATTGTTGGCTAGCGTTTATGAATGACCGGTGGATCGTGAAGGCAATGTTATCCACCATGAACCTATTTTGAGGGCTGGAGAAACCCTACCGGCATTCTTAGATGCTAACTTCCAATTACGTTCTGCTTACCTCCACAAGGCATTCCAAGATGATTTGGTGATTCATCTTAGCAAATGATTTTCATAATCATTTGATAAAGTGATGCTCTCCTTAGTTCGTCATTTTAAATTTCACTCGAATAATGTGGTATGTGTGTTTTGCTTATTTTACTTTGAAAATATTGTACGTGTGTTTTGTTTGTTTCCTTTCAATAAAAGAAAATTAATTCACTAATATTAGTTCATAACGAATGATTCATTTTTATTTCATTAAATATAAAAATGCATAATACAATCATCTTAATAATAAAAAATACAATTAAAACACAACACTTTATTGTGGGGATTGTGGTTCCTCAAAAAGAGGCCTATAGCAATCCGCATTAGCGTTAGGATCGGTTTTCCTCCTAATTTCCCTCTTCAATTTTTTGAACCAATCTTGTGAACCAAAGGAAATATCACTATTCCGCATGGCCAT encodes:
- the LOC101312389 gene encoding uncharacterized protein LOC101312389, which codes for MADLCNFDYFWKQKVDATGKLGLLPEQKMTGALRMLAYGAGADQCDEVTRMGASTALKCLKKFCAQGEYLYRGWYLRAPNATDLQRFLHKGQQRGFPGIIGSIDCMHWKWKNCPNGWPELSQAVKGAQNDLNVLGASNVFARVINRSAPEVAYKVNNSTYSVPYYLANGIYPRWQTFVKAISKPKDANEAHFTKMQESYRKDVERCFGILQVRWAILRHGANLFKLEDLRTIMISCIILHNMIVEDEFVEEEFEESCE